The proteins below come from a single Chitinophaga pinensis DSM 2588 genomic window:
- a CDS encoding DUF2809 domain-containing protein: MSPIKTRKVLLYFILFLLTIPLGLATRRYPGYFPSIISVYGGDILYATCLFFLLRFLFPVTELLKIGIISYLACIAIELQQLYKAPWIVELRRTFPFGLILGYDFALSDCVCYFIGCLLGLGIGWLLEHRSFAH, encoded by the coding sequence ATGAGCCCTATCAAAACAAGGAAAGTCCTCCTTTATTTCATACTGTTTTTACTGACAATCCCATTAGGTCTGGCTACCCGCCGTTATCCCGGTTATTTTCCGTCTATCATAAGTGTTTATGGCGGTGATATACTGTATGCCACCTGTCTGTTCTTCCTTTTACGCTTTCTCTTCCCGGTTACAGAATTACTGAAAATTGGCATTATCAGCTATCTTGCCTGCATTGCCATTGAGTTACAACAGCTGTATAAAGCCCCGTGGATCGTGGAACTGAGAAGAACATTTCCCTTTGGGCTGATACTGGGCTATGATTTTGCCCTCAGCGACTGTGTCTGCTATTTCATAGGTTGCTTACTTGGTCTGGGTATTGGCTGGTTACTGGAACACCGTAGCTTTGCTCACTAA
- a CDS encoding helix-turn-helix domain-containing protein: MIYVIAIGTFQAFTAVLLLWTNRLKSKADALLILLLLCIAAHLATKFYIYTVVSDAHIRLQMNTFIGFCYGPLLYLYTLKNKDESFIPASRWYVFIPFILGAIGYLTVVCVLEFSLQAGYAALLVYNQISTWTMLAAGAFFPMLTLRVARKNLRNKPQELQLIEWISYCLLAITVVSLIFQGINALHLLGYQDQIFCRDIIYSILLVVCFIIIRYKYVAVVPPAMYVETVVIPAIQEEIPAEKANVIDIPEAVMEIEPLPAHVAIVQDSAIDDEDISAQSSPVRRTQLSITEHREIMDKLEQHLQRTRIFTDADLNMDKLAGSVGISKYHLSEALNSYASKSFYQFINEMRIERAIQQMQFMSSRALPVNVLTLAFDCGFKAKSSFNQYFKKITGLTPTAYLRSVAEMRTETL, encoded by the coding sequence ATGATCTATGTTATTGCAATAGGGACTTTCCAGGCATTTACAGCCGTTCTATTACTATGGACGAACAGATTGAAAAGTAAGGCGGACGCTTTGCTTATTTTGCTGTTGTTATGTATTGCCGCCCATCTGGCGACAAAATTCTATATCTATACTGTTGTCAGTGATGCGCATATCCGGTTACAGATGAACACCTTCATTGGTTTCTGTTATGGTCCGCTGCTTTATCTATATACACTTAAAAATAAAGATGAATCGTTCATTCCTGCGTCGCGTTGGTATGTGTTCATTCCGTTTATATTAGGTGCGATCGGTTATCTGACTGTCGTATGTGTACTGGAATTCTCTTTACAGGCGGGATATGCGGCTTTGCTGGTCTATAATCAGATTTCGACCTGGACGATGTTAGCTGCCGGCGCGTTTTTTCCTATGCTGACGCTCCGGGTCGCGCGAAAAAATCTGCGCAATAAACCACAGGAGTTACAGCTGATAGAATGGATCTCTTATTGTTTGTTAGCGATCACCGTTGTTTCACTTATTTTTCAGGGTATCAATGCATTGCACCTGTTAGGATATCAGGACCAGATCTTTTGCAGGGACATTATATATTCGATCCTGCTGGTGGTGTGTTTTATCATTATCCGTTATAAATATGTGGCAGTCGTTCCGCCGGCGATGTATGTGGAAACAGTTGTAATACCAGCCATTCAGGAAGAGATACCTGCAGAGAAGGCAAATGTGATCGATATACCGGAAGCTGTAATGGAAATTGAACCATTACCGGCGCATGTTGCGATAGTACAGGATTCGGCGATAGACGATGAAGATATCAGTGCACAGTCCTCTCCTGTTCGCAGAACCCAATTGTCGATTACCGAGCATCGTGAGATCATGGATAAGCTGGAACAACACCTGCAACGAACAAGGATATTTACGGATGCGGATCTGAATATGGATAAACTGGCGGGTTCCGTTGGCATCAGCAAATACCATCTTTCCGAAGCGTTGAATTCCTATGCTTCCAAAAGCTTTTATCAGTTTATTAATGAAATGCGCATCGAACGAGCTATCCAACAGATGCAGTTTATGAGTAGCAGAGCGCTTCCTGTAAATGTACTGACCCTCGCTTTTGATTGCGGCTTCAAGGCCAAGTCTTCGTTTAATCAGTATTTTAAGAAAATAACGGGGCTGACGCCCACGGCATACCTCCGTTCCGTCGCCGAGATGCGGACTGAAACATTGTAA
- a CDS encoding TonB-dependent receptor encodes MYFLFKQKTTQVISPARLILLSAMVLPAMFTNAQTIKGTVSGKEGQLPGASVQSPATRQSTSTDLNGSFTLNTHTTGKVKVLVSYIGHTSEEIELDVKNGINDAGVIILTPTEGQLGEVLVKGTMAPSQIKALSIKKNSLAIMDVIAADAIGKLPDRNAAEAVQRVQGVAVARYHGEADAATVRGTPFAWTSTMFNGSRLPSANVTGGRNSVLDAVPSEMIQYVQVAKALTPDMEGDAIGGSINFITRTAPAKRQLNVSAAGGYNTFSQNGTYNGSVVYGDRFFKGKLGVMVAGAIWDRQWGTDSYDIAYNTGLTDPTQQKSISTVMLKRYMGRRQTYGGNVGLEYKFNTSNKIYFRGLMDKFNDIRPVYESYVDYNNSRYQYNYRYSYYQTTLNGAELGGEHQLSSRIKMDWAVSDYYTKFFLETPPTNNNKGLPIATFRQKINGGFNNLSSDGKRYWGFDSPDGIGGDPLHFDAGLKDPSEVMDASKLTLQQLVISQLDTKEHDKTAQLNFKVNVATKVNLKFGGKYRHKDRTSTFGSNIVYLPGAALGIPNSPALLTLSQLQRTAFPEKAGFFTKLKSNHDNLMMDPITKEQLLNLYDPATLKANGFGDYTSASNATNIYTGTENVAAGYAMAEIDATDKLKIVAGVRNEYTSLNMQGSKATKDATSGATNISDVEVKNNYNALLPMLHLKYALNDHANLRAAYTRTFIRPNFTDLTPGESIDNSKSPVTITRGNPALKPTFSSNFDVMGEYYFNNIGLLSGGVFYKQIKDVIFSDRTTYSENGGSYVLTQARNLNDAKLFGFEGGINKRLSFLPGILAGLGVEFNYTYIHSEVEVPRTGTGLSDKTSLPNQSKNIFNSILFYERNGIMVRLAGNYRGASVETINQAAGKDFYVWTDKNFTIDASATVNITKSLRVFVELNNLTNEPLRLYMGDKRRVTSTEWYGSRGQAGIRWDIIK; translated from the coding sequence ATGTATTTTCTTTTTAAGCAGAAAACAACACAGGTAATATCGCCGGCAAGACTAATATTATTGTCAGCCATGGTATTGCCAGCGATGTTTACAAATGCACAGACTATTAAAGGAACCGTGTCAGGTAAAGAAGGACAGTTACCTGGCGCATCCGTACAAAGTCCTGCTACAAGACAAAGCACCTCTACTGACCTGAACGGAAGTTTTACACTCAACACACATACAACAGGCAAAGTAAAGGTCCTGGTATCTTATATAGGACATACATCAGAAGAAATAGAACTCGATGTTAAAAACGGTATCAATGATGCCGGTGTGATCATACTGACACCTACTGAAGGCCAATTGGGTGAGGTACTGGTAAAAGGTACAATGGCGCCGTCCCAGATCAAAGCCCTGAGTATCAAAAAGAACTCCCTCGCAATAATGGACGTGATCGCGGCAGATGCGATTGGTAAATTACCCGATCGTAATGCCGCGGAAGCGGTACAACGCGTACAGGGTGTCGCCGTCGCCCGCTACCACGGAGAAGCAGATGCCGCGACAGTAAGAGGAACGCCTTTCGCCTGGACATCTACCATGTTCAATGGCAGCCGCCTGCCGAGCGCCAACGTAACTGGCGGACGGAACTCTGTCCTGGATGCTGTTCCTTCCGAAATGATCCAGTATGTACAGGTTGCCAAAGCCCTGACACCTGATATGGAAGGCGACGCTATTGGTGGCAGTATTAACTTCATTACCCGCACCGCTCCGGCAAAAAGACAGTTGAATGTCAGCGCTGCCGGCGGTTACAATACCTTCTCTCAGAATGGCACCTACAATGGTTCTGTCGTATACGGTGACCGTTTCTTTAAAGGTAAACTGGGTGTAATGGTAGCCGGCGCAATCTGGGACAGACAATGGGGAACCGATTCTTATGATATCGCGTACAATACCGGTCTGACCGATCCTACCCAGCAGAAATCCATCAGTACCGTGATGCTGAAAAGATATATGGGCCGTCGCCAGACTTATGGCGGTAATGTAGGACTGGAATATAAATTCAACACCAGCAATAAGATCTATTTCCGTGGACTGATGGATAAATTTAACGATATCCGTCCTGTATATGAATCTTATGTTGACTATAATAACAGCCGTTATCAGTATAACTACCGTTACTCTTACTACCAGACCACATTAAACGGTGCAGAATTAGGTGGTGAGCATCAGCTGTCTTCCCGCATAAAAATGGACTGGGCAGTGAGCGACTATTACACTAAATTCTTCCTGGAAACACCTCCGACAAACAACAATAAAGGCTTACCTATTGCTACCTTCCGCCAGAAAATCAACGGTGGATTCAATAATCTCTCTTCAGACGGCAAACGTTACTGGGGATTTGACTCACCAGATGGCATTGGCGGAGATCCCCTGCATTTTGACGCTGGTTTAAAAGATCCTTCAGAAGTAATGGATGCCTCCAAACTGACTTTACAACAGCTGGTCATCTCTCAGCTGGATACCAAAGAGCATGACAAAACCGCACAGCTGAATTTCAAAGTGAATGTTGCTACTAAGGTGAACCTGAAATTCGGTGGTAAATACCGACATAAGGACCGCACGTCTACTTTCGGCTCCAATATCGTGTACCTGCCGGGGGCAGCCCTGGGTATCCCCAATTCGCCTGCTTTGCTGACACTTTCCCAGTTACAGCGAACAGCTTTCCCGGAAAAAGCGGGTTTCTTTACAAAACTGAAGAGCAATCATGATAATCTGATGATGGACCCTATCACCAAGGAGCAACTCCTCAATCTGTACGACCCGGCGACCTTGAAAGCCAATGGTTTCGGTGACTATACCTCCGCTTCTAACGCAACTAATATCTATACCGGCACAGAAAACGTAGCCGCTGGTTATGCGATGGCAGAAATAGATGCTACTGACAAACTAAAGATCGTGGCCGGTGTGCGAAATGAGTATACATCATTGAACATGCAGGGTTCCAAAGCGACCAAAGATGCTACAAGTGGCGCTACTAATATCAGTGACGTAGAAGTGAAAAACAACTACAATGCGCTGTTACCGATGTTGCACCTGAAATACGCGCTCAATGATCATGCAAACCTGCGTGCAGCTTATACCCGTACTTTTATCCGTCCAAACTTTACCGACCTGACACCAGGTGAGTCGATCGATAATTCAAAATCACCTGTAACCATCACCAGGGGAAATCCTGCTTTGAAACCAACCTTCTCCAGCAATTTCGATGTAATGGGAGAATATTACTTCAATAACATCGGTTTGTTATCCGGAGGAGTATTCTACAAACAGATCAAAGACGTGATCTTCTCTGACAGAACCACGTATTCTGAGAATGGCGGCAGTTATGTACTGACGCAGGCAAGGAACCTGAATGATGCTAAACTCTTTGGTTTTGAAGGCGGTATCAATAAACGCCTGAGTTTCCTGCCTGGTATCCTTGCTGGTCTGGGCGTAGAATTCAACTACACCTATATCCACTCTGAAGTGGAAGTACCAAGAACCGGTACTGGTCTGTCGGACAAAACAAGTCTTCCCAACCAGTCTAAAAACATCTTCAACAGCATCCTGTTTTACGAACGTAATGGCATCATGGTACGTCTGGCGGGCAACTACCGCGGCGCTTCCGTAGAAACGATCAATCAGGCGGCAGGTAAGGACTTCTATGTATGGACAGACAAGAACTTCACCATCGACGCTTCTGCAACAGTCAACATCACTAAAAGCCTGCGCGTTTTCGTAGAGCTGAATAACCTGACCAATGAACCCCTCAGATTATACATGGGCGACAAACGCCGTGTAACCTCGACAGAGTGGTATGGTAGCCGCGGGCAGGCAGGTATTCGTTGGGATATTATCAAATAA
- a CDS encoding RHS repeat domain-containing protein — MFTVCSFHRKWCFLLLLVTGTCYSYAQERSSFDMTAPTTVYKPSSTASELVKVTDIPVSTYSGTANISFPLAVIQSGALRHPITLNYTGGGGIPVDQEGNWVGLGWDLSVGGVITRSAMGKNDELVTTPGYTAAAKSTKLPLYTDANPGSWLNSLSTCNKKDIGEGRVDLSPDIYFLNFGGHTAKMFFDKNGQVFFSPFKTWRLAGNQTAGFTITTEDGNRYEFRNIEHSSTSSETYPGDAISVNAGNSAWFLTRIVSATLRDSITFNYTPLTYTYEDGLPSYTVYDLLPGQSNSPCSGGGFMDTHRESYTLNYQTLHTHVLNSITYNGGKIQLTRSSDRKDVNSGNKYRLMGLEIFTASYAGFTLYKKFLFNQQYTNATKSDPLSKRMLLSSFYETGGTDTLKYLFSYIDPETLPAKQSMSQDHWGYFNGKNNGTLIPAYDDNMGNVLAGANREPDSVYMQKGLLQTITYPTGGVATFDYEPHRYSYYNAQYQYLPRRTDSVMTDAALTANTNFIGTTTGKAADTVMIVVPDIVGQKTTITYFVKGKIAGDALAEVLVYDANWRLKAAAGDSRNQTLTMALTLNSGQRYYLIARRDLATEQARISVYYKKYNYMPAAPVYSKMAGGNRIKRITLFDGVSHRNDIVRRYQYMLNDSISSGILLDLPKYEDVTFTAYYCNVSTSEGGGQPYKTGDLSYFTRYSTSLNSLGRTQGSPVGYSKVSILSGERGENGREDFFYTITGLYDEGGNGYPYAPKSSKEDLRGLLLAHKIYNAAGTILKATMNEYALNNAGGNANFAWIWGAKIGIRKSDGYPTTICPEGSKWSFIGSMYKICQYWPILRSRTDSTYDNNGNVLVSKVSYQYDPYNLQVINETSTNSDQRVLSKTYKYPLDFRGIAVYDSMLARNIQHEKIETIVKRDNVQIYREKTNFGFFHTFIAPASKELIYGDDPMESRLQFVRYDTDAHLLEQAKTEDVPEVYLWGYRNEFPVARIVGATYGEVIKLVNASVLNNPVSDQALRDEINKIRTAFADNSTQVYTYTYSPQAGVTSETDPAGRVTYYQYDSFQRLATLKDVDGNIIKHFDYRYQHPVSQ; from the coding sequence ATGTTTACTGTTTGTTCATTTCACCGGAAATGGTGTTTCCTTTTATTATTGGTAACTGGCACCTGCTACAGCTATGCACAGGAACGGTCTTCTTTTGACATGACAGCGCCAACGACTGTCTATAAGCCATCTTCTACTGCCAGCGAACTGGTTAAAGTCACCGATATTCCAGTCAGTACATACAGTGGTACGGCCAACATCAGCTTTCCGTTGGCTGTCATTCAATCAGGTGCGCTTCGTCATCCGATCACGCTGAATTATACGGGCGGTGGCGGGATTCCTGTTGATCAGGAAGGTAATTGGGTCGGATTAGGCTGGGATCTTTCCGTAGGTGGCGTCATCACCAGGTCTGCGATGGGAAAGAATGATGAACTGGTTACCACACCGGGTTATACTGCCGCCGCTAAGTCAACAAAACTGCCGCTGTATACGGATGCTAATCCCGGTAGCTGGCTCAATAGTCTTAGTACCTGTAATAAAAAAGATATAGGAGAAGGACGTGTTGATCTCTCACCGGATATCTATTTTCTCAATTTTGGCGGGCATACGGCGAAAATGTTCTTTGATAAGAACGGGCAGGTTTTCTTCTCTCCATTCAAAACATGGCGATTAGCAGGTAATCAGACAGCCGGTTTTACCATCACTACAGAAGATGGCAACAGGTATGAATTCAGGAACATAGAACATTCATCTACCAGTTCGGAGACTTATCCGGGAGATGCAATAAGTGTGAATGCAGGCAATTCCGCATGGTTTCTTACGAGAATAGTCTCTGCTACATTACGGGACAGCATCACTTTCAATTATACGCCGCTGACATACACTTATGAAGATGGCCTACCCTCCTATACCGTGTATGATCTGTTGCCAGGACAAAGCAATTCCCCCTGTTCCGGGGGAGGTTTCATGGATACGCACAGAGAGAGCTATACACTGAATTATCAGACATTACATACGCATGTATTGAATAGCATTACTTATAACGGCGGGAAAATACAACTTACCAGGAGCAGTGATCGCAAAGATGTCAATTCAGGTAATAAGTATAGATTAATGGGTCTGGAAATCTTCACAGCCAGCTACGCCGGATTTACACTATATAAAAAGTTTCTTTTCAATCAGCAGTATACAAATGCCACGAAATCAGACCCTTTGAGTAAACGAATGCTGTTATCTTCCTTTTATGAAACAGGTGGGACTGACACGTTAAAGTATCTCTTTTCATACATAGATCCGGAGACATTGCCGGCTAAGCAATCAATGTCACAGGATCACTGGGGATATTTCAACGGGAAAAATAACGGGACGCTAATACCTGCTTATGATGATAATATGGGGAATGTTTTAGCGGGAGCTAACCGTGAACCGGATTCCGTTTATATGCAGAAAGGATTGCTGCAAACAATCACTTATCCTACCGGTGGCGTAGCAACGTTTGACTATGAACCTCACCGATATTCGTACTATAATGCACAATACCAGTATTTGCCGCGGCGAACGGATTCAGTTATGACTGATGCCGCTCTCACCGCTAATACAAACTTTATCGGAACAACAACAGGGAAAGCGGCCGACACCGTAATGATTGTAGTGCCTGATATCGTCGGACAAAAAACAACGATTACCTACTTTGTAAAAGGGAAGATCGCTGGTGATGCACTGGCGGAAGTATTGGTCTATGACGCCAACTGGCGCTTAAAAGCGGCGGCCGGAGACTCGCGTAATCAGACACTTACGATGGCACTTACATTAAACAGCGGACAACGTTACTATCTGATCGCACGGCGGGACCTGGCTACCGAACAGGCCAGGATAAGTGTGTACTATAAGAAATACAACTATATGCCTGCCGCCCCTGTGTATAGCAAGATGGCGGGTGGCAATAGAATAAAACGTATTACACTGTTTGATGGGGTTAGTCATCGTAATGATATTGTCAGGCGTTACCAATATATGCTCAATGACAGTATCTCGTCCGGCATACTACTGGATCTGCCTAAATATGAGGATGTTACATTTACCGCTTACTATTGTAATGTTTCCACTTCAGAAGGCGGCGGACAACCATATAAAACAGGTGATCTGTCCTATTTTACCAGGTATTCTACTTCCTTAAATTCCCTCGGACGAACGCAGGGATCTCCTGTGGGTTATTCCAAAGTAAGTATACTCAGCGGGGAACGCGGAGAAAATGGCCGGGAAGATTTCTTCTATACCATCACCGGCTTGTATGATGAAGGCGGCAATGGGTATCCCTATGCGCCTAAATCCAGCAAAGAAGACCTGAGAGGGTTATTGCTGGCGCATAAAATCTATAATGCGGCAGGTACAATTCTTAAGGCTACGATGAATGAATACGCACTGAACAATGCGGGTGGAAATGCAAATTTTGCCTGGATATGGGGCGCGAAGATCGGTATCCGTAAATCAGATGGCTATCCGACTACTATCTGCCCGGAAGGTAGTAAATGGAGCTTTATTGGTAGCATGTATAAAATCTGCCAATACTGGCCAATATTGCGTTCCAGAACGGACAGCACTTATGATAACAACGGGAATGTATTGGTCAGCAAAGTAAGCTATCAATATGATCCATATAACCTACAGGTAATCAATGAGACATCCACTAACAGCGATCAGCGTGTCCTATCCAAAACATATAAGTATCCTCTTGACTTTCGGGGTATAGCGGTATATGATAGTATGCTTGCCAGGAATATCCAGCATGAGAAAATAGAAACGATCGTTAAGCGTGATAATGTGCAGATTTATAGGGAAAAAACCAACTTCGGGTTCTTTCATACTTTCATAGCACCAGCTTCAAAAGAGTTGATCTATGGTGATGATCCAATGGAAAGCCGCCTGCAGTTTGTCCGGTATGATACTGATGCTCATTTACTGGAGCAGGCGAAAACGGAAGATGTACCTGAAGTATATCTATGGGGGTATCGTAATGAGTTTCCGGTGGCCCGCATAGTCGGCGCCACATATGGCGAGGTAATCAAACTTGTAAATGCCAGCGTACTTAATAATCCGGTCTCTGATCAGGCACTACGGGATGAAATTAATAAGATCAGGACGGCCTTTGCAGATAACAGTACACAGGTGTATACGTATACCTATTCTCCACAGGCAGGTGTGACTAGTGAAACTGATCCTGCCGGACGGGTAACATATTATCAATATGACAGTTTTCAACGGCTGGCAACGTTAAAAGATGTTGACGGGAATATTATCAAACACTTTGATTACAGATACCAGCATCCTGTTAGTCAGTGA
- a CDS encoding cellulase family glycosylhydrolase: MKLFKSVTLLLLSSISLKPLQGWSQGFLAAQGAKIVNEKGENVLLRGIGMGGWMLQEGYMLRVNGEGQQYKIRAGIEKLIGPEKTQEFYDAWLNNHTTKADIDSLKAWGFNSVRLPMHFNLYTLPVDKEPVAGQNTWLEKGFTMTDSLLSWCKANHMYLILDLHAAPGGQGNDLNISDRDGSKPSLWESEPDRLKTIALWKKLAERYHNEPYIGAYDILNEPNYGFEDPDSDKNGLKEQNNVPLKKLMQDITRAIREVDDRHIIIIEGNGWGNNYNGILPPWDKNMVLSFHKYWNLNDTKSIQHILDFRQKYNVPVWLGETGENSNVWFTEAIRLFEKNNIGWSWWPLKKLGANNPLEIMPNDNYMRVIDYVSGKGSAPSADVAYEGLMEVARGANINRNILHRDVIDAMIRQPFSDKTLPFKANNINNKGEIKAVDYDLGALRAAYFDTDTANYRISNPKWTGGNRGRTYRNDGIDIVADSTEKDTYYVTDIVTGEWMKYTVTVLLKGRYNISFVAAPGKTPGKLALSIDGKPIGKVTVIPAKENTNGAWQTYTLNNIPLKNGRQTLRLSAESGGFDLKAIRFEKSPVP; the protein is encoded by the coding sequence ATGAAACTATTTAAAAGCGTCACGTTATTATTACTATCATCCATTTCCCTCAAACCATTACAGGGATGGAGCCAGGGATTTCTTGCAGCCCAGGGCGCCAAAATTGTAAATGAAAAGGGAGAAAATGTACTGTTGCGGGGTATCGGTATGGGAGGCTGGATGCTTCAGGAAGGGTATATGCTCCGGGTAAATGGTGAAGGCCAGCAATATAAGATCCGCGCTGGCATTGAAAAGCTGATTGGTCCGGAGAAAACACAGGAGTTCTACGACGCCTGGCTGAACAATCACACGACGAAAGCGGACATTGATTCTCTGAAAGCCTGGGGATTTAATTCCGTTCGTTTACCCATGCACTTTAATCTGTATACCCTGCCGGTTGACAAAGAGCCTGTCGCCGGACAAAACACCTGGCTGGAAAAGGGATTTACGATGACGGACAGCCTGCTGTCCTGGTGTAAGGCCAATCATATGTACCTGATCCTGGATCTGCACGCAGCGCCAGGCGGACAGGGGAATGACCTGAATATCTCCGACAGGGATGGTTCCAAACCTTCTTTATGGGAAAGTGAGCCTGACCGTCTGAAGACCATTGCGCTCTGGAAAAAACTGGCCGAACGTTACCATAATGAACCTTATATCGGTGCATACGATATCCTGAATGAGCCTAATTATGGCTTTGAAGATCCGGACAGTGACAAAAACGGTCTGAAGGAGCAAAACAACGTTCCTCTGAAAAAACTTATGCAGGATATTACCCGCGCTATCCGGGAAGTAGATGACCGCCATATCATCATTATTGAGGGAAATGGCTGGGGAAACAATTACAACGGCATCCTGCCGCCATGGGATAAGAACATGGTGCTGAGTTTTCATAAATACTGGAATCTGAACGACACGAAATCTATACAGCATATCCTTGACTTCCGCCAGAAATACAATGTGCCGGTATGGTTGGGTGAAACCGGTGAAAACTCTAATGTATGGTTCACAGAAGCGATCCGTTTATTTGAAAAGAACAATATAGGCTGGTCCTGGTGGCCGCTGAAGAAACTAGGCGCTAATAACCCACTGGAGATCATGCCAAATGACAACTACATGCGCGTAATAGACTATGTTAGCGGTAAAGGCAGCGCACCGTCTGCAGATGTAGCCTACGAAGGACTGATGGAAGTAGCCAGAGGTGCAAATATCAACCGGAACATCCTGCACCGTGATGTGATTGATGCGATGATCCGCCAGCCGTTCAGTGATAAAACGCTTCCATTTAAAGCCAATAATATCAATAACAAAGGCGAAATCAAAGCGGTAGATTATGATCTGGGTGCATTACGGGCAGCTTATTTTGATACAGATACGGCTAACTATCGCATTTCCAACCCGAAATGGACTGGCGGCAATCGCGGCAGAACATATCGTAACGACGGTATTGACATCGTTGCTGATTCGACAGAAAAGGATACTTATTATGTAACGGATATTGTGACCGGTGAGTGGATGAAGTATACGGTGACTGTACTGCTGAAAGGCAGATATAATATTTCATTTGTGGCGGCTCCTGGTAAAACTCCGGGTAAACTGGCGCTGAGTATTGACGGTAAACCTATTGGAAAAGTAACGGTTATTCCGGCGAAAGAGAACACCAATGGCGCATGGCAGACCTATACCCTCAATAACATTCCGTTAAAGAATGGCCGCCAAACCCTCCGCTTATCCGCCGAATCGGGAGGATTTGACCTGAAGGCCATCCGTTTTGAGAAGTCCCCTGTCCCGTAA
- a CDS encoding tyrosine-protein phosphatase — MKKFVLACALLVPYISFAQLADSSKRVVKMQGTVNFRDAGGYTTKDGKTVTWGKVYRSADVSKLTEQDLVTLEKRNIHTVIDFRGVKESAAAPDHLLPGTKYTLSPAGSDSLPGAGQIIQQIKEGGFLEKFYSNTTPLGERYRPLFRQLLELPEGEAIMYHCTGGRDRTGMATALFLYALGVPQETIEADYVASNVYLEPMNARMFKSFTTGTGLDEQTVRKAMELRPEYIRAMFAAIVTKYGSVENFFEKELGVGSKQLKQLKKKYTI; from the coding sequence ATGAAAAAATTTGTATTGGCCTGCGCCTTGCTGGTGCCGTATATCTCGTTTGCCCAGTTGGCAGATAGTTCCAAACGTGTGGTAAAGATGCAGGGCACCGTTAACTTTCGCGATGCCGGCGGATATACCACCAAGGATGGTAAAACTGTAACCTGGGGCAAAGTGTACCGTTCTGCGGATGTAAGCAAGTTGACGGAACAGGACCTGGTAACACTTGAAAAACGTAATATCCATACGGTGATCGACTTCCGTGGTGTAAAAGAATCCGCCGCTGCTCCAGATCATCTGCTACCGGGTACTAAATATACTCTCAGTCCGGCTGGCAGTGATAGTCTGCCTGGTGCAGGACAGATCATCCAGCAGATCAAAGAAGGTGGCTTCCTTGAGAAATTCTATAGCAATACAACTCCGTTAGGCGAGCGTTACAGGCCCCTGTTCCGGCAGCTGCTGGAATTACCTGAAGGTGAAGCGATCATGTACCACTGTACCGGTGGCCGTGACCGTACCGGTATGGCAACAGCACTATTCCTGTATGCCCTGGGCGTACCACAGGAAACAATTGAAGCCGATTATGTAGCGAGCAATGTATACCTGGAACCCATGAATGCCCGGATGTTCAAATCATTTACAACAGGCACAGGACTGGATGAACAGACTGTTCGTAAGGCGATGGAACTCAGACCAGAATATATCAGGGCGATGTTCGCAGCTATCGTAACAAAGTATGGCTCTGTAGAGAACTTCTTTGAGAAAGAGCTGGGCGTCGGATCTAAACAGCTGAAACAGCTGAAGAAGAAATACACCATTTAA